A window of Macrotis lagotis isolate mMagLag1 chromosome X, bilby.v1.9.chrom.fasta, whole genome shotgun sequence contains these coding sequences:
- the LOC141499959 gene encoding cytosolic iron-sulfur assembly component 2A-like isoform X2, producing the protein MEQVSGLLSWALGRVVRLSGSSERGAAWRPWIMEEKALEVYALIRTIWNPEKPSTLEELEVVTESCVEVKEIHEEDFLVIIRFTPTVRHCSLATLIVGNLHF; encoded by the exons ATGGAGCAGGTGTCCGGGCTGCTCTCCTGGGCGCTGGGCAGAGTCGTGCGGCTCTCTGGCAGCTCTGAGCGGGGAGCTGCCTGGCGGCCCTGGATCATGGAAGAGAAAGCGCTCGAGGTTTACGCTTTAATTCGAACCATCTGGAACCCAGAGAAGCCCAGTACTTTAGAAGAACTGGAAGTGGTAACAGAAAGTTGTGTGGAAGTTAAGGAGATACATGAAGAAGATTTTTTGGTTATTATCAGGTTCACACCCACAGTACGTCATTGTTCTCTGGCCACTCTTAT AGTTGGAAATCTACATTTCTGA
- the LOC141499959 gene encoding cytosolic iron-sulfur assembly component 2A-like isoform X1 has protein sequence MEQVSGLLSWALGRVVRLSGSSERGAAWRPWIMEEKALEVYALIRTIWNPEKPSTLEELEVVTESCVEVKEIHEEDFLVIIRFTPTVRHCSLATLIGLCLRVKLQRCLPFKHKLEIYISEGTHSTEEDINKQINDKERVAAAMENPNLQEIVEQCVIEPD, from the coding sequence ATGGAGCAGGTGTCCGGGCTGCTCTCCTGGGCGCTGGGCAGAGTCGTGCGGCTCTCTGGCAGCTCTGAGCGGGGAGCTGCCTGGCGGCCCTGGATCATGGAAGAGAAAGCGCTCGAGGTTTACGCTTTAATTCGAACCATCTGGAACCCAGAGAAGCCCAGTACTTTAGAAGAACTGGAAGTGGTAACAGAAAGTTGTGTGGAAGTTAAGGAGATACATGAAGAAGATTTTTTGGTTATTATCAGGTTCACACCCACAGTACGTCATTGTTCTCTGGCCACTCTTATTGGACTTTGCTTACGAGTAAAACTCCAGAGGTGTTTACCTTTCAAACATAAGTTGGAAATCTACATTTCTGAAGGGACCCATTCCACAGAAGAAGATATAAATAAGCAAATCAATGACAAGGAGAGAGTAGCAGCTGCAATGGAGAACCCCAATTTACAGGAAATTGTGGAACAGTGTGTCATTGAGCCTGATTAG